Below is a window of Diaminobutyricibacter sp. McL0608 DNA.
ACCCCGATCGCTATGACACGTCCGACATGGATCGCATGTTCGATCAGGACGAGAACGAGTTCAACACCTCCGATGTGGCCCCGATCCGCGCCTCGCGCGCGGTCAGCACGCACACGTCGACCCGCGGAGTCATCACTCCGCCCAAGAAGCGCGGTGGCCGTCTGCCCGTCGTTTTGTCCATCACGGCGGCCGTCCTGGCCATCGGGGTCGTAGGGCTCCTTGTCGCCGGCTACATCCTGAAGGTCTTCTGATCATTTCCGTCAACTGTTCCGTAATCCGGCTGGTACGCGCGTGACCGCATCCGAACGTTCAATCGAGATCCTGCAGGTCGCGGCCCGCGCCGCCGACGCGAAGGGCGGCGACGACCTGGTCGCACTCGACGTGTCGAATCCGCTGCCGCTCGCTGACATCTTCCTGCTCGTCACGGGGCGCTCCGAGCGCAACGTCGTCGCCATCGCGAGCGAGGTCGAGGACAAGCTCAACGAGGCAGGCGTCAAGACCCTCCGCCGTGAAGGCAAGTCCGAAGGGCGATGGATCCTGCTCGACTTCGGCGACCTTGTCGTGCATGTGTTCCACGAAGAGGACCGCATGTACTACGCGCTCGAGCGACTCTGGAAGGACTGCCCGGTCCTTCCCCTCGAACTCCCGGTGCACGAGTCGGCCGAATAGCCGTTCTCCACGATCGCCGCGGCCCTCAGTTTTTGCGTGCGCGTCGAATGTAGTAGTCTGAGGAGGTTGTTTCCGAGAGATCGAAAACGGCATCTGGGTCTGTGGCGCAGCTGGTAGCGCACCTGCATGGCATGCAGGGGGTCAGGGGTTCGAGTCCCCTCAGATCCACCAAAAACCCCTGATCGAGTTCAATTCGATCAGGGGTTTCGTGTTGGGCGAGTAGTACTCACCGCGGCGTGACGCGGATGCTCACCTCACCGAAAGCTGGAATCAGCTGCTCGGGAGACGAGTCCAGCGTTTCCTGGGCCTTGGGCCGCTCGAGCACGTCGACAGCTGACACAGTCCCGTTCGACCGGAGAACGTCGAGCGGGATCCGCACGTCGTCAGCCGTGATGTTCCTGAGGCGCAGGATCAGCCCGTCGCCGAACGTCGCAACCTTCAGGTGCGCCTCGATCCCCGGCAGATCCGGCAGCTCGAAGAGGGTTCCGGACGCAGCTCCGGTCGGTTTGTAGTCGCGAAGCACGACGGGCGCCACGGACTCCTCGAGTGCGAATCGGTTGGCGTCCGCGTAGTCGCACCTCCCGGCGTGCGTGGTGAAGCGGTAGCGAAGGGGGATGTGGCCTTCCTGGCTCGCTTTGAAGTTCACCATCCAGTGATTGTTCAGCGCCCACGAGACCAGCCCGGGACGCTCCGGCTCGATCCGGTCGCCGACCTTGTTCGTCGTGATACCACCCAGCTGCATGAGCGGTGCGTCGAGCGCAGCGACCGTCACGCCGCGCATCCCGTCGCTCACATCCGTCCAGCGACGCGTCGGGTACCAGTCGAAAACCGAGCCGGCGAGCTGGTCTTCGTTCGGCCGAACCGGCGTGCCGTTGAGGTCGACGACATACTCGTGCCCGTCGAGCTTCACGGGGAAGAGGATGTAGACCGACTCGGGGTCCGTCTGGGGTTCCTTGTCGAGAAGCCAGTCCACGTGCAGGGTCTTCGTTTTCGTCGGGAGGCTGATCCGGCAGGTGGCACGACGAATTCCGCGACCGGTGATCGCGATCTCGATGATCGCGACTCCGGCGTCGATGCGGGCGGGCGAGCACTCGACCGTCGAGGCGCGAGCCCGATCGAACGGCGGGTTCTTCACCCAATGACCGAAGTCCCAGTCGCTGAAGTCGTTGACGAATAGGGCGTCGCGGCCGAGCGCGCTGTCGACCGTTTCGTGGAGGTAGGTGCCGAAGCCGCCCAGGTCGCTCGTGTCCGCGAATTCGTGGGAGAGCTGTTTGTCGTACCACGATGAGATCCGTCCCGTGCGCGGATCGACCTCGACCCGGTAGAACTCGTTCTCGATCGCCGTGCCGGAGGCGACGAGGTCGTCGGCCTCCGCGTGGTCCGAGGGGTGGATGAACGCGTAGCCGAAGCCGGGAACCGTGACGCGGACCGTGGCGAGGTCGCTCGTCGGCGGACCTCCCCAGGGCACGTCCCGGGGGAAGAAGCTCTCCAGCATGCCCGCGGGTGCGCCCCCGGCACGGAACTCGGGCACCTCGACGTTGAC
It encodes the following:
- a CDS encoding glycoside hydrolase family 38 C-terminal domain-containing protein, whose protein sequence is MAQIKRILVANHTHHDIGFNDYQDVCFRQHGEFVRDALDLIEATASREPVSQYRWVCEVTGPLVRYLKEAGPAEVARFRYWQERGAIDVAAMQYNLTPLLSPEQMRRSLYPVRILREEMGIDVQTAMQDDVNGVSWMFADLLPSIGIDFLTMAINQSRGRAPRPFPGAFWWQGPAGGRLLTWNGFHYLFGRSQAKLGDWRFVDGSLPHYLDALEDSDTFPYDFLYVESTHPMRVDNGPPDVRMADFVREWNDRGREPRIEFSTPRLFRQELEAHGTAGLPTVRGDWTDWWADGAGSSAYETGINRATHEILASAEVLAAWVVASGRSPQFGKELVEKTYEAMSLFDEHTWGGFSSIDAPESLFTRAQWNRKASFAYQAAMESHDMLTRSARQLADAHAERAVEGRFDLGDLGSDRAYPTDDAGELLIFNTLPFERTVNVEVPEFRAGGAPAGMLESFFPRDVPWGGPPTSDLATVRVTVPGFGYAFIHPSDHAEADDLVASGTAIENEFYRVEVDPRTGRISSWYDKQLSHEFADTSDLGGFGTYLHETVDSALGRDALFVNDFSDWDFGHWVKNPPFDRARASTVECSPARIDAGVAIIEIAITGRGIRRATCRISLPTKTKTLHVDWLLDKEPQTDPESVYILFPVKLDGHEYVVDLNGTPVRPNEDQLAGSVFDWYPTRRWTDVSDGMRGVTVAALDAPLMQLGGITTNKVGDRIEPERPGLVSWALNNHWMVNFKASQEGHIPLRYRFTTHAGRCDYADANRFALEESVAPVVLRDYKPTGAASGTLFELPDLPGIEAHLKVATFGDGLILRLRNITADDVRIPLDVLRSNGTVSAVDVLERPKAQETLDSSPEQLIPAFGEVSIRVTPR
- the rsfS gene encoding ribosome silencing factor, which encodes MTASERSIEILQVAARAADAKGGDDLVALDVSNPLPLADIFLLVTGRSERNVVAIASEVEDKLNEAGVKTLRREGKSEGRWILLDFGDLVVHVFHEEDRMYYALERLWKDCPVLPLELPVHESAE